Part of the Mycobacteriales bacterium genome is shown below.
AGGCTGCAGCATGTGCAGCCGGGCCAGCATCAACCGCTGGCGCTGGCCGCCGGAAAGCTGGTGGGCATACCGGCCGAGGACCTCGCCGGGCTTCAGCCGGACCGCCGTCAGGGACCGCTCGATCAGTGCCTCGGCGTCGGACTTGCCGTCGACCAGGTGGAACTTCTTGATCGCCTTCCACAGCACCCGGTCGACCCGATAGTAGGGATTGAAGATCGAGTACGGGTCCTGGAACACCGGCTGCACGTCCCGGCGGAACTGGTCACGCTCGCGGCGGGAGAGCTTGAAGATGTCCTTGCCGCAGTAGGTGACCCGGCCGGCCGTCGGCTTCTGCAGGCCCAGGATCATCCGGGCCAGGGTGCTCTTGCCGCTGCCGCTCGCCCCGACCAGGCTGCTGATGGTCGCCGGCTCCGAGGACAGCGTGAAGCTGACGTTGTCGACCGCCCGCACCTTGACACCGAGCCGCCCCGGAAACATCTGGGTGACGTTCTCGACCGCGATCTTCTTGGGCGTCGCGTCCCCGCTCACTGGCTCACCACCTCGATCGGACTGGCGGGCGTCGGCTGCCGCCGCACCTCGAGGGTGGGGATCGACCCGATCAGGCTCCGGGTGTAGTCGTGCGCCGGCTCCTTGAACACCTGCCGCACGTCTCCGATCTCCACCACGTCCCCGGCGTACATGACGGCGACCCGGTCGTCGAGCTGCGCGTGCACGCCCATGTCGTGGGTGATGACGAGCAGCGTCACGCCGTGCCGCGCGGACAGATCCGCGAGGTTCTGGATGATCACCCGCTGGATGGTGACGTCGAGCGCCGTGGTCGGCTCATCGGCGATCAGCAGGTCGGGGTTCAGCGACACCGCCATCGCCATCAGCGTCCGTTGCTTCATGCCCCCGGACAGCTCGTGCGGATACATCTCCGCTACGGCGGGCTCCA
Proteins encoded:
- a CDS encoding ATP-binding cassette domain-containing protein, coding for MSGDATPKKIAVENVTQMFPGRLGVKVRAVDNVSFTLSSEPATISSLVGASGSGKSTLARMILGLQKPTAGRVTYCGKDIFKLSRRERDQFRRDVQPVFQDPYSIFNPYYRVDRVLWKAIKKFHLVDGKSDAEALIERSLTAVRLKPGEVLGRYAHQLSGGQRQRLMLARLHMLQPSFVIADEPVSMLDAQVRKHFLDIMIEFQQTYGMTTLFITHDLSTVAYVGGDMTTIFKGRLVEQGPVEQVMTRPSHAYTKLLLASVPTPDPDQRWTDRVDLSTGEPRMVPGDGPPRIVAGDEEQESPASVSSRESR